One region of Quercus lobata isolate SW786 chromosome 2, ValleyOak3.0 Primary Assembly, whole genome shotgun sequence genomic DNA includes:
- the LOC115977771 gene encoding transcription factor MYB114-like, translated as MPMAPLSSRCTKKEANRGAWTAEEDQKLAQVIEIHGPKRWKSVAAKAGLNRCGKSCRLRWMNYLRPNIKRGNISDQEEDLILRLHKLLGNRWSLIAGRLPGRTDNEIKNYWNSHLSKKIKLKEKQNRGFMVQSEHEKTNVMEMDHIVDRREEGTSTRNVDSQGSFIGDDLFNSSSEGPLTLEWMSKFLEMDESWFELLHDM; from the exons ATGCCAATGGCTCCATTGAGCAGTCGATGCACTAAGAAAGAAGCTAACAGAGGAGCATGGACAGCTGAAGAGGACCAAAAACTAGCTCAAGTCATCGAAATCCATGGTCCAAAGAGGTGGAAGTCAGTGGCAGCTAAAGCAG GTCTAAATCGATGTGGGAAGAGTTGCAGGTTGAGATGGATGAATTATCTGAGACCCAATATTAAAAGGGGCAATATATCTGACCAAGAAGAGGATTTGATACTTAGGCTGCATAAACTCCTAGGAAACAG GTGGTCTTTGATTGCTGGAAGATTACCTGGTCGAACTGATAATGAGATTAAGAATTACTGGAATTCTCATTTGAGCAAAAAGATAAAGctgaaagagaaacaaaatagagGATTCATGGTGCAGTCTGAGCATGAAAAAACAAATGTAATGGAGATGGACCATATAGTCGATAGAAGGGAAGAGGGTACCTCGACAAGAAATGTGGACTCACAGGGTAGCTTCATTGGGGATGACCTCTTTAATAGCTCTAGCGAGGGGCCTCTAACTTTGGAGTGGATGAGCAAATTCCTTGAAATGGACGAAAGTTGGTTCGAATTGTTGCATGatatgtga